The proteins below come from a single Thunnus thynnus chromosome 10, fThuThy2.1, whole genome shotgun sequence genomic window:
- the si:dkey-29b11.3 gene encoding actin-binding Rho-activating protein-like has protein sequence METENNVPAPAPAPTPAQLSDDTAVCIVSVKGMKDNWQKWSSEHQEYQKHNPFSHDTRPNVVVPQKGQDDYGRPLQGSMTEQRGKDAHTHISREVQELCEVIRNIGVQRDKGGAGSSSDGKVITVEFGKLFEHYVTISNKLVGILLRARKQRLVDFEGEMLWQGKDDHVLITLLQ, from the coding sequence ATGGAAACTGAAAATAACGtccctgctcctgctcctgctcccaCTCCTGCTCAGCTCAGCGACGACACTGCGGTGTGCATCGTTTCTGTAAAAGGCATGAAGGATAACTGGCAGAAGTGGTCCAGTGAGCACCAGGAATACCAGAAGCACAACCCCTTCAGTCATGACACCAGGCCCAATGTAGTAGTCCCTCAGAAGGGGCAGGATGACTATGGAAGGCCCCTGCAGGGCTCCATGACGGAGCAGCGGGGGAAggatgctcacacacacatcagcagggAGGTTCAGGAGCTGTGCGAGGTGATAAGGAACATCGGAGTGCAAAGAGACAAAGGTGGGGCCGGAAGCAGCAGCGATGGGAAAGTGATCACAGTCGAATTTGGGAAACTGTTTGAGCATTATGTGACCATCTCTAATAAACTGGTGGGGATTCTTCTCCGAGCGCGAAAGCAGAGGCTGGTTGACTTTGAGGGGGAGATGCTGTGGCAGGGGAAGGATGATCATGTGCTGATCACTTTGTTGCAGTGA
- the hint3 gene encoding histidine triad nucleotide-binding protein 3 yields MAGVETTQPAQVDISKTSSGPSEGYDKKCIFCKIVNNEMGTELLHCDEDISCFRDIKPGAPHHYLVVPTKHVGNCKSLSKEHVPLVKRMVETGKEILQKNNITDLSDVRFGFHWPPFCSVTHLHLHVLAPASQMSFMSRLFYRLNSYWFITADQLIELLNSKAETN; encoded by the exons ATGGCAGGGGTCGAGACTACACAACCTGCTCAGGTTGATATTTCCAAAACTAGCAGCGGTCCATCAGAAGGATATGacaagaaatgtattttctgcAAGATTGTAAACAATGAAATGGGCACGGAGCTTCTTCATTGT GATGAGGACATCTCATGTTTCAGAGACATCAAACCTGGAGCTCCACACCATTACCTGGTTGTCCCAACCAAACATGTTGGGAACTGTAAATCTCTCAGCAAAGAACACGTGCCTTTGG TGAAGCGCATGGTCGAGACAGGGAAGGAGAtcctgcagaaaaacaacataacagatCTCAGTGATGTCAG GTTTGGTTTCCATTGGCCCCCATTCTGTTCTGTCACACACCTACACCTTCATGTCCTGGCACCTGCCAGTCAGATGAGCTTCATGTCCCGCCTCTTCTACAGACTCAACTCCTATTGGTTTATCACA GCAGATCAGCTGATTGAGCTTCTCAACTCTAAAGCAGAGACTAACTGA